One genomic window of Cottoperca gobio chromosome 10, fCotGob3.1, whole genome shotgun sequence includes the following:
- the zic3 gene encoding zinc finger protein ZIC 3, with product MTMLLDSGPQFASLGVGGFGTPRHHDLGNRDQGLGLNPFTDSPHSAAFKISSGVAHDIASSQTSAFTPQATGYAAALGHTHGGQVGSYGGGAFNSTRDFLFRNRGVGESTAPSAQHGLFASSAGSLHGPPGISDNPGHLLFPGLHDQGVSHTSPSGHVVNSQMHLGLRGDIFGRPDPYRPVASPRTDHYGAQLHNYSHPINMNMGMNVPTHHGPGAFFRYMRQPIKQELSCKWIDENQMNRPKKTCDRTFSTMHEMVTHVSMEHVGGPEQSNHICFWEDCPREGKSFKAKYKLVNHIRVHTGEKPFPCPFPGCGKIFARSENLKIHKRTHTGEKPFKCEFDGCDRRFANSSDRKKHMHVHTSDKPYICKVCDKSYTHPSSLRKHMKVHESQGSESSPAASSGYESSTPPVLVSANTEDPTKTPPLAVQNTSGHSEGLAPNFNEWYV from the exons ATGACTATGCTTCTTGATAGCGGTCCGCAGTTTGCATCGTTAGGAGTGGGGGGTTTCGGGACACCACGGCACCACGACCTCGGGAACAGAGACCAGGGTCTGGGACTGAATCCCTTCACCGATTCCCCCCACTCCGCAGCTTTCAAAATCAGCTCCGGCGTGGCTCACGATATCGCCTCCAGCCAGACATCAGCTTTCACTCCGCAAGCCACTGGATATGCAGCAGCCCTGGGACACACTCACGGCGGGCAGGTGGGTTCGTACGGTGGGGGAGCGTTCAATTCAACACGGGACTTTCTCTTCCGGAACCGGGGTGTTGGAGAGTCCACAGCGCCGAGCGCCCAGCATGGGCTCTTTGCATCTTCGGCGGGTAGCCTCCACGGGCCGCCCGGGATCAGCGATAACCCCGGACATCTGTTGTTTCCAGGACTTCACGACCAGGGGGTGAGCCACACTTCGCCGAGTGGACATGTAGTTAACAGCCAAATGCATCTTGGCTTACGCGGGGACATTTTCGGAAGACCTGATCCTTACCGTCCGGTCGCGAGCCCTCGGACGGACCACTACGGGGCTCAGCTTCACAACTACAGCCATCCTATCAACATGAACATGGGGATGAATGTGCCGACACACCACGGTCCAGGAGCCTTCTTTAGATACATGAGACAACCGATTAAACAAGAATTATCCTGCAAATGGATAGACGAGAACCAGATGAACAGACCCAAAAAGACTTGCGACAGGACGTTCAGCACCATGCACGAGATGGTCACTCATGTGTCCATGGAGCACGTCGGCGGCCCCGAGCAGAGCAACCACATCTGCTTTTGGGAGGACTGCCCGAGAGAAGGGAAATCTTTTAAGGCCAAGTATAAACTCGTCAACCACATCCGTGTGCACACGGGCGAGAAACCATTCCCATGCCCGTTCCCCGGATGTGGGAAAATATTCGCTAGATCGGAAAATTTGAAAATCCACAAAAGAACACATACAG gtgagaagccgtttaAGTGTGAATTTGATGGCTGTGACAGACGCTTCGCCAACAGCAGCGACAGGAAAAagcacatgcatgtgcacacatcaGACAAGCCATACATCTGCAAAGTGTGCGACAAGTCATACACACACCCCAGCTCTCTCAGGAAACACATGAAG gTACATGAGTCTCAAGGATCTGAATCGTCTCCAGCAGCAAGCTCTGGATACGAGTCGTCCACACCGCCAGTGCTGGTCTCAGCCAACACTGAAGACCCGACAAAAACACCACCGTTAGCCGTACAAAACACGTCTGGTCACAGCGAAGGACTGGCACCCAACTTTAATGAATGGTACGTTTGA
- the zic6 gene encoding zic family member 6: MTSLSRFSGFPLSCVNPGESNTEPSVVLPPLAGEHMGLPTGSSLKLCPSHNLRDYPETRSSAYVDHSVTNFSDSGYPSHRLEHSPRGIIIGANLSGAGMPPVTDQLASRANQHGGIGRYRDFPGYRDNRSHAFFSSYQEQAHASTDASRDFGGQMMLGLPGDLLGRTHHYGQTINPKGSSQQLVSQFLGLYKPLNMAIQRGGGDAFFRCSKQTVKHELVCKWTDGQEGAGKLSCSRAFGTMYELVTHVTVEHVGGPDHSEYVCQWENCARDRKPFKAKYKLVNHVRVHTGEKPFPCPFHGCEKVFARSENLKIHKRTHTGEKPFKCEFEGCNRRFANSSDRKKHSHVHSSDKPYICKVRGCDKCYTHPSSLRKHMKLHCNKAHLAKSDDARPGDEGHIAEVRSTRVPDGAHISPPLPPTLTQDVPLSPESRDESTSRSRFHHTFDSSLDYSAHRSQPLMDPLLLQRGSYRSQSSQYPCGQTGHTFAQSSRTFPSTSPFQKSIVNGWYTCHNGVDSFPPKQCNNIPSL; encoded by the exons ATGACAAGCCTTTCGAGGTTTAGTGGCTTCCCTCTCTCTTGCGTCAACCCCGGGGAGAGCAATACTGAACCCAGCGTGGTGCTGCCACCTTTGGCAGGAGAGCACATGGGACTCCCCACTGGCAGTTCCTTAAAACTCTGCCCCTCGCACAATTTGCGAGACTACCCCGAGACGAGGTCCAGTGCATATGTTGACCATTCGGTTACCAATTTTTCAGACTCTGGATACCCCAGCCACCGGTTAGAGCACAGCCCTAGGGGCATTATCATTGGAGCCAATCTTTCTGGAGCCGGCATGCCACCCGTCACTGATCAACTGGCATCAAGAGCTAACCAACATGGCGGGATTGGAAGGTACCGTGACTTTCCTGGCTACAGAGACAACAGAAGCCATGCTTTTTTCTCAAGTTATCAGGAGCAGGCCCACGCCTCCACCGATGCATCTCGAGATTTCGGCGGCCAGATGATGCTGGGTCTACCTGGTGACCTCCTCGGCCGGACTCACCATTATGGCCAAACTATCAACCCCAAGGGAAGCAGCCAGCAACTTGTCTCACAATTCCTGGGGCTGTACAAACCCCTCAACATGGCAATTCAGCGTGGAGGAGGCGACGCTTTCTTCAGGTGCTCTAAACAAACAGTGAAGCATGAGCTAGTGTGCAAGTGGACTGACGGCCAAGAGGGGGCTGGGAAGCTGTCTTGCTCCAGAGCCTTCGGGACCATGTATGAACTTGTCACCCATGTGACAGTGGAGCATGTCGGAGGACCAGATCACTCTGAATATGTGTGTCAGTGGGAGAATTGTGCGAGGGACAGGAAGCCTTTCAAAGCCAAATACAAGCTGGTGAACCACGTCAGAGTCCACACAGGGGAAAAGCCCTTTCCCTGCCCCTTTCACGGCTGTGAGAAAGTTTTTGCGAGATCAGAAAATCTTAAGATCCACAAGAGGACTCACACAG gtgaaaaaccttttaaatgtgAGTTCGAGGGCTGCAACCGGAGGTTTGCCAACAGCAGCGACAGAAAGAAGCATTCTCACGTGCACTCCAGTGACAAACCCTACATATGCAAGGTCAGGGGCTGCGACAAGTGTTACACCCACCCAAGCTCCCTGCGAAAGCACATGAAGCTCCACTGCAACAAGGCACACCTCGCCAAAAGCGATGACGCGCGTCCCGGTGACGAGGGTCACATTGCGGAGGTCAGGTCAACCCGAGTCCCGGATGGAGCCCATATCagtcctcctctcccccccacCTTAACTCAAGATGTCCCCCTGTCCCCAGAGAGTCGAGACGAGTCGACCTCGAGGTCACGTTTCCATCACACGTTTGACAGCAGTTTGGACTACTCCGCACACAGGTCACAGCCCCTCATGGATCCTTTGTTGCTACAGAGAGGCAGCTACAGGTCCCAGTCCTCTCAGTACCCCTGCGGCCAGACAGGTCACACTTTCGCCCAGAGCTCAAGGAC